A genomic region of Zalophus californianus isolate mZalCal1 chromosome 1, mZalCal1.pri.v2, whole genome shotgun sequence contains the following coding sequences:
- the TICAM1 gene encoding TIR domain-containing adapter molecule 1 → MPMACTGLSLSSAFDILGAAGEGKLLHLKHKLKTLRPGCRGADLLHAMVLLKLGQETEARISLEALKADAVARLVARQWAGMDSAEAPEEPPDLSWAVARVFHLLAEEKLCPVTMRDMAYQAALHTFSSRDDHRLTELQGEAQDRCGWGIVRDPGSFQPLHSDQGCLPPSSVSPSGTHSLPQPIRHLPDWSRGCSLRSTGSPASLASNLEISQSPTMPFLSHHCSCHGPSKLCDKPQASPVPEPAPTGCQEPEEVSWPPSEATVSPPSMETASPPLGETVSPSSGEVASPSSGESASPPSGEAARPPSGETASPSSGETASSRTLPNSSAPRLTELVPDASPGQPDPPKALEISTHYPVECTEVLAAPKSLSLPSRNTCPDKDQPPLPLPGEDITSQVASPCPPAPSALRTSPPCPASSTPSSTGLASSSPCPPSPELESEQKFYNFVILHVAADEHIALRVRERLEALGVPDGATFCEDFQVPGRGELRCLQDAIEHSAFTILLLTPNFDCHLGQHQAGHSLMSSLTRPGWQDCVIPFLPLESSQAQLSSHTSSLLIGLVWLVEHSRIFARRVTNTFKPQTLRARKAHWRKEQDVRALQEQRRHLEGERQRVAALNAAYSADVQNCLSWQAQMETLRAAFGSHMPFGTQVPPGGPGPLGAPRPFPSWPGHQPPPEAPWLAGSPAPAFPPPPAFPQAGPAPPQSPGPQPLIIHHAQMVQLGLNNHMWNQRGTQAPEDKTQGAE, encoded by the coding sequence ATGCCCATGGCCTGCACGGGTCTGTCGCTCTCCAGCGCCTTTGACATTCTAGGTGCCGCAGGTGAGGGCAAGCTCTTGCATCTTAAGCACAAGCTGAAGACCCTGCGCCCAGGCTGCCGGGGGGCGGACCTCCTGCACGCCATGGTGCTCCTGAAGTTGGGCCAGGAGACCGAGGCCAGGATCTCCCTGGAAGCGCTGAAGGCGGATGCGGTGGCCCGGCTTGTGGCCCGCCAGTGGGCCGGCATGGACAGTGCCGAGGCCCCAGAGGAGCCCCCAGACTTGTCCTGGGCAGTTGCCCGGGTATTCCACCTGCTCGCTGAGGAGAAGCTGTGCCCGGTCACTATGCGGGACATGGCCTACCAGGCTGCCCTCCATACGTTCAGCTCCAGGGATGACCACCGGCTCACAGAGCTCCAGGGAGAGGCCCAGGACCGCTGTGGGTGGGGTATCGTCAGGGACCCAGGGAGCTTCCAGCCCCTTCACTCTGATCAGGGCTGCCTGCCACCATCCTCAGTGTCACCCTCAGGCACTCACAGCCTTCCTCAGCCCATCAGGCACCTTCCGGACTGGAGCAGAGGGTGTTCCCTGAGATCCACCGGCAGCCCCGCCTCCCTGGCCAGCAATCTGGAAATCAGCCAGTCGCCCACCATGCCCTTTCTCAGCCATCACTGCAGCTGCCACGGGCCCAGCAAGCTGTGTGACAAGCCCCAAGCCAGCCCGGTGCCTGAGCCTGCCCCCACGGGCTGCCAGGAGCCTGAGGAGGTGAGCTGGCCACCTTCGGAAGCGACTGTCAGCCCCCCATCGATGGAGACTGCCAGCCCCCCACTGGGGGAGACTGTCAGCCCCTCATCAGGAGAGGTGGCTAGCCCCTCATCCGGGGAGAGTGCCAGCCCCCCATCGGGGGAGGCTGCCCGTCCCCCATCGGGGGAGACTGCCAGCCCCTCATCGGGGGAGACTGCCAGCTCCCGGACGCTACCAAACAGCTCAGCCCCTAGGCTTACTGAGCTGGTCCCAGATGCAAGCCCTGGCCAGCCCGACCCCCCCAAAGCTCTGGAAATCAGCACCCACTACCCGGTGGAGTGCACAGAAGTGTTGGCAGCCCCCAAatctctctccttgccctccagaAACACTTGCCCTGACAAGGACCAGCCCCCACTCCCACTTCCTGGAGAAGATATCACTTCCCAGGTGGCCAGCCCATGCCCACCTGCGCCCTCAGCCCTGAGGacgtcccctccctgccctgcatcATCGACCCCTTCTTCCACTGGCCTGGCCTCCTCCAGCCCATGCCCCCCTTCTCCCGAGTTGGAGTCAGAGCAGAAATTCTATAACTTTGTGATCCTGCACGTTGCGGCGGATGAACACATTGCCCTGCGGGTCCGGGAGAGGCTCGAGGCCCTGGGGGTCCCTGATGGGGCCACCTTCTGTGAGGATTTCCAGGTGCCCGGGCGGGGCGAGCTGCGCTGCCTACAAGACGCCATCGAACACTCGGCCTTCACCATCCTGCTGCTCACCCCCAACTTCGACTGCCACCTGGGCCAGCACCAGGCGGGCCATTCGCTGATGAGCAGCCTCACGCGGCCCGGGTGGCAAGACTGCGTgatccccttcctgcccctggaGAGCTCCCAGGCCCAGCTCAGCTCCCACACGTCCAGCCTGCTCATCGGCCTGGTGTGGCTGGTCGAGCACTCCCGGATCTTCGCCAGGAGGGTGACCAACACCTTCAAGCCGCAGACGCTACGAGCCCGCAAGGCCCACTGGAGGAAGGAACAGGACGTGCGGGCCCTGCAAGAGCAGCGCCGGCACCTGGAGGGCGAGCGGCAGCGGGTAGCGGCACTGAACGCGGCCTACTCGGCCGACGTCCAGAACTGCTTGTCCTGGCAGGCGCAGATGGAGACACTCCGGGCGGCCTTCGGGAGCCACATGCCATTTGGGACTCAGGTGCCCCCCGGGGGCCCGGGGCCTCTGGGCGCCCCCCGGCCCTTTCCCTCCTGGCCGGGCCATCAGCCGCCCCCTGAGGCTCCGTGGCTGGCCGGCTCGCCCGCGCCCGCCTTCCCGCCGCCCCCCGCCTTCCCGCAGGCCGGCCCGGCGCCCCCTCAGAGCCCCGGGCCGCAGCCCCTCATCATCCACCACGCCCAGATGGTGCAGCTGGGCCTCAACAACCACATGTGGAACCAGAGAGggacccaggcgcccgaggacaAGACGCAAGGAGCAGAGTGA